From one Brachypodium distachyon strain Bd21 chromosome 4, Brachypodium_distachyon_v3.0, whole genome shotgun sequence genomic stretch:
- the LOC100837106 gene encoding ureide permease 2: MYLVKDIDGAIALMAAALVLLGTWPVVLAVLERRGRLPQHTFLDFSLTNFLAAVLVGLTFGQIGPDSPDTPNFLTQLARPQDTWPSILFAMAGGVVISLGTLATQYGWAYVGLSVTEVMASSLKVVIGTTLNYFLDGRINKAEILFPGVGCFLVAACLGSLVHSSNAADNQEKLSRSRHATTGNTANEELTKNLLDKEEKPKDCEEAKPDEPKAVEKIEAGTADFLIHLEDKRSIKVLGSHTLVGLGIVTFAGICYSLFSPAFNLATNDQFHLLPGTAPHLGIYAAYFHFSLSCFAVGVGLNLWFLYRPMAGVPQSSLRAYIHDPDTGGRALALLAGMVCGLGNAFTFMAGQAAGYAAADAVQALPLVSTFWGVVLFGEYRRSSRRTYVLLGSMLFMFVVAMVVLMASSAHRKPL; the protein is encoded by the exons atgtaTCTGGTGAAGGACATCGACGGCGCCATCGCgctgatggcggcggcgctggtgctGCTAGGCACGTGGCCGGTGGTGCTGGCGGTGCTGGAGCGGCGGGGCCGGCTGCCGCAGCACACGTTCCTCGACTTCTCCCTCACCaacttcctcgccgccgtcctcgtcgGCCTCACCTTCGGCCAGATCGGCCCCGACTCCCCGGACACGCCCAATTTCCTCACCCAGCTCGCCCGGCCCCAG GATACCTGGCCGTCGATCCTgttcgccatggccggcggcgtcgtCATCAGCCTCGGGACCCTGGCCACGCAGTACGGATGGGCCTACGTCGGGCTTTCGGTGACCGAGGTCATGGCCTCCAGCCTCAAGGTCGTCATAG GGACAACACTGAACTATTTCCTGGATGGGCGGATCAACAAGGCGGAGATTCTGTTCCCCGGCGTCGGTTGCTTCCTGGTTGCAGCCTGCCTTGGCTCTCTGGTTCACTCCTCTAATGCCGCTGACAACCAGGAGAAGCTATCCAGATCCAGGCACGCTACTACTGg GAACACTGCAAACGAAGAGCTCACCAAGAATTTGCTTGACAAAG AGGAGAAACCCAAGGATTGCGAAGAAGCAAAACCTGACGAACCAAAAGCCGTGGAGAAAATAGAGGCAGGAACAGCTGATTTCCTCATTCATCTCGAGGACAAGAGATCAATCAAA GTTCTGGGATCCCACACACTGGTGGGTCTGGGCATCGTGACGTTCGCGGGGATCTGCTACTCGCTCTTCTCCCCAGCATTCAACCTGGCAACCAACGACCAATTTCACCTCCTCCCGGGGACGGCGCCGCACCTGGGGATCTACGCCGCCTACTTCCACTTCTCCCTCTCCTGCTTCGCCGTCGGCGTGGGGCTCAACCTCTGGTTCCTCTACCGCCCCATGGCCGGCGTCCCCCAATCCTCCCTCCGCGCCTACATCCACGACCCGGACACGGGGGGCagggcgctggcgctgctgGCGGGCATGGTGTGCGGGCTCGGGAACGCCTTCACCTTCATGgcggggcaggcggcgggctacgcggcggcggacgccgtGCAGGCGCTGCCGCTCGTGAGCACCTTCTGGGGCGTCGTGCTCTTCGGGGAGTACCGGAGGTCGTCCAGGAGGACCTATGTGTTGCTTGGGAGCATGCTGTTTATGTTTGTGGTCGCCATGGTCGTGCTCATGGCTTCCTCCGCCCACAGGAAGCCGCTCTGA
- the LOC100823902 gene encoding SKP1-like protein 1: MAAAPSGSRTRMVTLISKGGRHFKMPEAVASVSSRTCKEALDYIEYRGDNTLTIKLLDVDPRPVSMLVNFCNHMAAAAGDDDAAAAQRMREWEERFLGDDDVDQALLYDLLSAAISIQADGLIDLVCKRVAHMIKGKTPQEIRALLGIQDDLTPDQRDEIRTDNSWIDI; this comes from the coding sequence atggcggcggcgccatccgGCAGCAGGACCAGGATGGTCACGCTCATCAGCAAGGGCGGCAGGCACTTCAAGATGCCGGAGGCCGTGGCGTCGGTGTCCTCAAGGACCTGCAAGGAAGCGCTCGACTACATCGAATATAGAGGCGACAACACCCTGACGATCAAGCTCCTGGACGTCGACCCCAGGCCGGTCTCCATGCTCGTCAACTTCTGCAACCACATGGCCGCGGCGGctggcgacgacgacgcggcggcggcgcagaggaTGAGAGAGTGGGAAGAAAGGTTCCTcggagacgacgacgtcgACCAGGCGCTGCTGTACGACCTGCTCTCCGCGGCGATCTCCATCCAGGCCGACGGGCTCATCGACCTCGTCTGCAAGAGGGTCGCCCACATGATCAAGGGGAAGACGCCCCAAGAGATCCGCGCCCTCTTGGGCATCCAAGATGACCTCACGCCCGACCAGCGAGACGAGATCCGCACGGACAACTCCTGGATAGATATATGA
- the LOC100824211 gene encoding eukaryotic translation initiation factor 5B yields MADRLCNFRKEKMIRKRIQNCDVQLLVFGKSSVAENGGDIFLHAKKSRHDRTFGELHLRACQGRSRFASQSTAQKDLPAHSAFRPTGHPGGRAHLVCVAISSRPKKKATQVRRSLFSLLLSAHISRRKHAVFSLVRRRKRRRGRRGRRRWRRGWRRLGKKNPTEEEEKQREEERQREERKREESRRSEAARRRLGITVVAGAGDGDRKRPVYDSRKHKLHPKHHDNAQSEADARRIQGLKPQLEEEQSNASLEEDSAVSDALRSREGSSTGSSEEDSKINYDDDDAWENKSLDEFDVPSFGDSTFAEEETEEKHVISTAPVVNSENMAKEIEEDQIFSSQDVASSSGSGDEKELRAPICCILGHVDAGKTKLLDCIRRTKVQQGEAGGITQQIGTTYLPVENIRERTSLKAEVTVKVPGLLVIDTPGHESFSKMRSRGSSLCDIAVVVVDITRGLEKQTIESLDLLKRHNVRFIVALNKVDRLYGWKPCHNAPIAKALKNQSVDVQMEYRWRLTEVVTQFKENGFNTALYYENKKMKHVFNIVPTSAKSCEGIPDLLLLLVRWVPEIMIEKLVYDDTVECTVLEVNEVKDLGATIDVVLINGVLHQGDQVIVCTEQGPVTTVIKDLLTPHPMKELKAKGIYKHHKELRAAQGVKIVARGLQHAMAGTSLVVVKAGDDLQQCEAVAMQEIDRVISMMDENVEGKAIQEVSRIRTCKEGVYVQASSIGTLEAIIAHLKRNNVNIAVSCWNLGPVNKEDVIKATAMLKRKEEYAAILAFDVKVMPEAAGLAAESGVKILMPDTVYKLVDSYTEHINEYKEAKKMQCAAEAIFPCTLKILPNRVYHSKDPIVCDVEVQEGVAKVGTAICVCIPSKDRTEHIVHSLGRISSIKTSNGNQIFSAKQGVVSIKEIVTNELKPVFWVD; encoded by the exons ATGGCAGACAGATTGTGCAATTTCAGAAAGGAGAAGATGATCAGAAAAAGGATTCAGAATTGTGATGTTCAGCTACTAGTATTTGGAAAATCATCGGTTGCCG AAAACGGAGGGGATATTTTTTTACATGCAAAAAAATCTCGTCATGATCGCACATTCGGCGAACTCCACTTGCGTGCGTGCCAGGGCAGATCACGTTTTGCAAGCCAGTCCACAGCCCAGAAGGATCTGCCGGCCCACAGTGCTTTTAGGCCCACCGGGCATCCAGGTGGCAGAGCCCATCTCGTGTGCGTTGCGATCTCTTCACGGCCGAAAAAAAAGGCTACGCAAGTTCGCAGGAGTCTTTTTTCGCTGCTTCTGTCAGCCCATATATCAAGACGCAAACACGCGGTCTTCAGTTTGGTcagaaggaggaagaggaggagaggaaggcgcgggaggaggagatggaggcgcggctggagaAGGCTAGGGAAGAAGAAcccgacggaggaggaggagaagcagcgggaggaggagaggcagcgggaggagaggaagagggaggagagtcGGCGCTCGGAGGCTGCACGGAGGCGGCTCGGCATCACTGTCGTCGCGGGGGCTGGGGACGGTGACCGGAAGCGACCAGTATATGACTCCAGGAAACATAAATTGCATCCCAAACATCATGATAATGCCCAATCTGAAGCTGATGCTAGAAGAATCCAGGGCTTAAAGCCGCaattggaggaggagcagagcaATGCGTCACTTGAAGAGGACAGTGCTGTCAGTGATGCGCTAAGATCAAGGGAGGGATCAAGCACTGGATCATCGGAAGAGGACAGCAAAATCAATTATGACGATGACGATGCTTGGGAGAACAAGAGCCTGGATGAGTTTGATGTTCCGTCTTTTGGTGATTCCACCTTTGCtgaagaagaaacagaggagAAACATGTGATTTCTACAGCTCCGGTTGTTAATTCAGAAAATATGGCTAAGGAGATTGAGGAAGACCAGATATTCAGCTCTCAGGATGTAGCTTCAAGTAGTGGATCTGGAGATGAAAAGGAGCTTCGCGCGCCTATATGTTGTATCCTTGGACATGTGGATGCTGGCAAGACAAAGCTCCTTGATTGCATCCGGCGAACCAAAGTGCAGCAAGGTGAGGCTGGAGGCATCACACAGCAGATTGGTACTACCTACCTACCAGTTGAAAATATCAGGGAGAGGACGAGTCTAAAAGCTGAAGTCACCGTCAAAGTTCCCGGTTTGCTTGTAATTGACACCCCTGGTCATGAGTCTTTCAGTAAAATGCGTTCAAGGGGATCGAGTTTGTGTGACATTGCTGTGGTGGTAGTTGATATTACACGTGGACTTGAGAAGCAGACAATTGAATCTCTTGATCTTTTGAAACGCCATAATGTGAGGTTCATTGTCGCCTTGAACAAGGTTGACCGGCTCTATGGATGGAAACCTTGTCACAATGCACCAATAGCAAAGGCACTTAAGAATCAATCTGTTGATGTCCAAATGGAATACAGATGGAGGTTAACTGAG GTTGTAACACAGTTTAAGGAAAATGGCTTCAATACTGCATTGTACTATGAAAATAAGAAGATGAAACATGTGTTTAACATTGTCCCAACCAGTGCCAAAAG CTGCGAAGGCATTCCAGATCTTCTACTGCTTCTGGTGCGATGGGTGCCTGAGATAATGATAGAGAAGCTAGTCTACGACGATACTGTAGAG TGTACTGTACTAGAAGTTAACGAAGTTAAAGATTTAGGAGCTACTATTGACGTAGTGCTGATTAATGGTGTGCTGCACCAAGGGGATCAAGTAATTGTTTGCACTGAACAG GGGCCTGTCACAACCGTTATTAAAGATCTGTTGACCCCTCACCCAATGAAAGAACTCAAAGCTAAG GGCATATATAAGCATCACAAGGAGCTCAGAGCTGCACAGGGTGTAAAAATTGTGGCACGG GGACTTCAACATGCAATGGCAGGCACTTCTCTCGTTGTAGTGAAGGCAGGGGATGATTTGCAACAGTGTGAAGCAGTTGCAATGCAAGAGATCGATAGGGTCATCAGCATGATGGATGAGAATGTAGAGGGAAAAGCAATACAAGAAGTAAGTAGGATCCGGACTTGCAAGGAGGGTGTCTACGTGCAAGCTTCTAGCATTGGAACCTTGGAAGCGATCATTGCACACTTGAAGAGAAATAATGTGAACATTGCTGTCAGTTGTTGGAATTTAGGCCCTGTCAACAAGGAGGATGTGATAAAGGCAACTGCCATGCTGAAGCGGAAAGAAGAGTATGCAGCCATCTTGGCCTTTGACGTCAAGGTGATGCCTGAAGCTGCCGGCCTTGCAGCTGAATCAGGAGTGAAGATTCTCATGCCTGATACAGTATATAAGCTCGTCGACAGTTATACTGAGCACATTAATGAATATAAGGAAGCGAAGAAAATGCAATGTGCAGCTGAGGCAATTTTCCCATGTACGCTGAAGATTCTGCCAAATCGTGTCTACCATAGCAAGGATCCAATTGTTTGTGATGTTGAAGTTCAAGAAGGTGTCGCCAAG GTGGGAACTGCGATTTGTGTCTGTATTCCAAGCAAGGATAGAACAGAACACATAGTTCATAGCCTTGGAAGGATCTCCTCTATCAAAACATCCAATGGCAATCAGATATTCTCAGCCAAGCAAGGAGTAGTTTCCATAAAG GAAATAGTGACAAACGAGCTTAAACCCGTGTTTTGGGTGGACTGA